ACCCGGGGACCGCGGCCGGTGTTCGCTCCGGCGTGGACCGGCCGGATCGCCTAGCGGGCCGCTCTGGCGGCGATCGCCGCGGCCATGTCGGTCGTGGTCGAGTCGCCGCCCATGTCGTAGGTGCGGACCTGGCCCTCGGCGATGACCTCGGCGACGGCCCGCTCCAGCCGCGCCGCCAGGTCCTTCTCGCCCAGGTGGTCGAGCATCATCTTGGCCGACAGGATCATGGCGATCGGGTTGACCTTGTTCAGGCCGACGTACTTCGGGGCCGAGCCGTGGCTGGGCTCGAAGATCGCGACCTCGTCGCCGATGTTGGCCGAGCAGGCGAAGCCCAGCCCGCCCACCAATTGGGCGCACAGGTCGCTGATGATGTCGCCGAACATGTTGCTGGAGACCAGCACGCCGTAGTCCTGCGGGTTCTTGATCAGCCACATGCACATCGCGTCGATGTTGGTCTCCCACAGCGCGATGCCGGGGAACTCTTGGGCGATCTTGCGGGCCTCGCGGACCATCAGGCCCGAGGTCTCGCGCACCACGTTCGGCTTCTCGACCACCGTGACGGACTTGTAGCCGAACTTCTGCGCGTACTCGAAGGCGTCGCGCACGATCTGCTGGCAACCCTTGCGCGTGAAGATGCGGCAGCTGACCGCGATGTCCTCGTTGGCGGTCGCGTCCATGCGCCCCATCTGCGTGGGATGCGTCTTCTTCATGGCGTCGCGGATCTCCTGCGGCAGGGGGTGCCACTCGACGCCCATGTACAGGTCCTCGGTGTTCTGGCGGAAGACCACCAGGTCGAGGTCCTCGCGGAAGTTCAGCGGGTTGCCCGCGTAGGCCTTGCAGGGGCGGAGGTTGGTGCGCAGGTTGAACTTCTGGCGCAGGCCGACGATGGGGCTGCGGTAGACGTGCCCCTTGCCCCTCAGCTCGGGGATCAGCTCCAGCTCCGCCTCCTCCTTCGGCTTGCTCGTGATGGCGCCGAACAGGGCGGCGTCCACGTCGCGCAGCATCGCCAGGGTGCGGTCGGGCAGCGGGTTGGCCTCGGTCCGCCAGATCTCCCAGCCGATGTCGCCGTGGATGTACTCGGCGTCGAAGCCCATCGCGTCCAGGACGGTCCTGGTCGCGTCCATCACGTCCACGCCCACGCCGTCGCCGGGCATCCAGCCGATGCGGTACTTGGCCATCGCACGAACCTCCTGCAAGGGTCGCCCACCTGTCGTCGGATCGCTCTTCCGCGGCGGCCCCGGTCCCGGGGTCGTCGCGCGGTGCGGTTGCTGGACTCCAAGATACACGGGGAGCGAGGCCGCGAAAGACGAATCAGCGGCCTGCCCGTTCGTCGTGGAAGGGCAAGGCGGGGTCGCGGGGGCCGGACGAGTCCGCTGCGCGGTCGTCGGCGGCGATCTCGGCCTCCAGGACGCGGTGGAGTTCCCGGATGTCGGCCTCCGTCGCCCGGGCGGCGTTGCGGGCCGCCAGCCGGATGTTCACGGTCAGGGCGACCGCGATGAAGAACAGGGGGATGGCGAACGGCAGCCAACGGCGGCGGCGGTGGGCCCCCAGCAGGCGCACGCACCCCAGCGTGCCGGCGGCCAGGATCACGCAGAAACCCACCGCGGCCAGGTAGAGGGCGCGCACGTTCAGCCACTCGCCGCTGCCGGCGATCAGGGAGGCCGGGATCACCGTGATGTAGGCCCAGGCGATGAAGAAGCGCAGCGCCCGGCTGCCGAACAGGAAGCCGAAGAAGCTGAAGCTCACCAAGCCCAGGGAGACCAGGGTCCGCAAGAGCACGCGCCACTCGTAGACGAAGCGCACGGCCGGGTGCGAGGACGTCACGAGGTCGCTGACCTGGAGCGGGAACACCAGCAGGTTCAGGTAGCGGAAGACCGTCTTGAAGGCGTCCCAGGCCTTCTCCGCCGCGCCCGGATGGTAGTCCAGGTGCGCCGGTGGCTGCTCGTAGCCCCACAGGACCTTCGCGACGTAGAACGACACGCCCACCGCGAGCAGGATCAGCAGGGACGGCGAGAGGACCGAACGGCCGCCGCGCTCCCGGTAGAACAGGAGCTTGTAGACCATCAGGCAGCCCAGGAGCGAGAACGAGGCCGGGCGCGTCAGCCCGGCCAGGACGAACACGGCGAGGCCGACCAGGAACCAGGGGGTCCGCAGCCGGCCCCCGTGCCGGAAATCGTTGCGGATCATGCAGTAGAGGACGACCAGGTAGAACAGCGCGATCAGCAGCGATTCCAGGCCGGCGAGGCTGAGCAGGCCCTTGCCGTAATGGCCGACCGCGAGGGCGAAGAGCAGCGACGACGTCAGCGCCATCCGCTCCTGCGGGAACAGCATGTTGACCAGCAGGTAGACCACGAAGGCGTTCAGCCCGTGAACGGCGAGGTTGACGGCCAGGTAGCCCGCGGGGTCGTGCCCGAAGACGCCGGATTCCAGCAGGAACACCACCTGCAGCAGGGGCTGGCTGAAGTACGTGCCGAGGTGGCTGAAATAGCCGGCCAGGTTGCCCTGCAGGACGTGGGCGTCGTGGAGGATCTCGAAGTCGACGGGGTTCCACAGGGGCGTGTCCAGGACGTGGCGGAACACGGCGAACACGACCGCCTCGAGCAGCAGCAGGACCGATAAGTGGTTCCAGGGTCGACGCATGGGGAATCCTGTCCGCATTCCGCGTACGGTCTCGGTTCCGTCGCCCGCCATCATGCTCTATGATGTGCCGTCGGGCAACCTCGGGTCGGGACGGCGGTCGTGCCGCCGCCCGGCTCCCACTCCATCGGCAGGAATCCCGCGTGCCTTACGTCTCCCGCGGCGGCGACAAGCTGGCCTGCGCCCTGGACGCCTTCGGGATCGACCCCGCCGGTCTGGTCTGCGCCGACCTGGGCTGCAGCACCGGCGGCTTCACCGACGTGCTGCTGCAGCGCGGCGCCCTGCGCGTCCACGCCGTGGACACGGCCTACGGGGTGCTGGACTGGCGCCTGCGCAGCGACCCGCGCGTGGCGGTCCACGAGCGGACCAACGCCCTGCGCGTCGAACTGCCCGAGCCCGTCGCCCTGGTGGTCGTCGACGCCGGCTGGACGCGGCAGGAGCGGATCATCCCGCGCGCCCTGGCCCTGCTCGCTCCCGGCGGGAGCGTCGTCAGCCTGATCAAGCCGCACTACGAGGCCCCGCCGTCGTCCCTGGTGGACGGTCGGCTGCCTCCGGACGAGTCCGCGCGCGTGATGGACGGTGTCCTGGCGACCCTGCGCGGGCTGGCCCGCGTCGTGGCCGGCCCGGTGGACTCGCCCGTGCCCGGCGGCAAGGGCGGCAACCTCGAATTCCTGGTCCACCTGGCGGCGAGGGATCCCGCGGCCCCGGCCTGACCCCAGCCGGCGGTTGCCACGGCCGTCCGTTCGGCCTACCCTGCCGCGATCGGACCCGCGAACCCCGACCCCGGAGTGACCATGTGCATTCATCCTGAGCGCCTAGCCATCCGCGCCCTCGCCGGATTCTTTCTCACCGTCTGGCTGGGGGGTTGCGCCTGCGGACCGCGTTGCGCGGAAGTGGCCTATGCCGCGGCGCCCCTCGTCACCGCCGCGGAGCTGGTCGCTTCACCGTTGCCGCCGTCGCCGCCGGTGCGCGGGGAAGGCCCCTGGAACCTGACCATCTTCCACATCAACGACACGCACACCGCCTTCACGCCCGAGCCCGCCACCTGGCGGGACGACCACGCGCCCGCCGGCGGGATCGTGGCGCTGGCCTCCCACCTCGAGGAGCAGCGGCGCAGCGCGCCGGCGTCGCTCCTGCTGGACGCGGGCGATTTCATGACCGGCAACCCCGTCGGCGAGATCGAAATCGACGGCGTGCTGGGCGGCGGCTGGATCGACATGCTGAACCAGCTGGGCATCGACGCCGGGGTGATCGGCAACCACGACTTCGACCTCGGGCGCGCGAACGCGCGCCGCCTGGCCGACCGCGCCGCCTGGCCGATCATGGCCCTGGACCTGCGCGACGAGCGCGGCGAGCTGGAGTTCGCGGACGCGCCGGTGATCCTCGAGCGCGGCGGCCTGCGCGTCGGCGTGATCGGGGTGACCTGCTCGGAGCTGTTCGACGTGACGGCCGACGTGCGCGTGGCGGGTCTGCGTCTGGAGGACCAGCGCGCGGTGATCCGGCGCTGGATCGCCGAACTGGACCCGAAGACCGACCTGCTGGTGCTTCTCACCCACGACGGGCTCGACGTCGACCAGAAATTGGCCCGCGACCTGGCCGGGTCGGGCCTGGACGTGATCGTCGGCGGGCACTCGCACAGCCGGACCCGCGAACCGCGCCTGGTCGGCGGCATCCTGGTCGTGCAGGCGGGCAGCCACGCCAAGAACCTGGGCCGCCTGGACCTGCGCGTGGCCGACGACCGCGTCGTCGCCTACGACGGCCGCCTGGTCGAGGTGTTGGCCGAGGGGCGCCGCGCCGCCCCGGCGCTCGAGGCGCTGGCGGAGTCCTACGCCGCCCGCGTGGATGCCGTGTTCGGCCAGGTCATTGGCCGGCTGACTCGCGACTGGCGCCGCGACGGCCGCGAGGAGAGCAACGTCGGCAGCTGGATCTGCGACCGGCTGCGCGAGGCGGCCGGCGCCGACGTTGCGCTGCTGAACTCCGGCACCCTGCGCCGCGACTTCCTGGCCGGGCCGGTGACCCTGCTGGACATCCACTCGCTGGTGCCGTTCAACAACACGCTCGAGACGTTCCGCATCGACGGCGCGGGACTGCGCGGGATCGTGCTGGCGAACGCGCGCACGGCCGAGACAGGCGACGAGGGCATCCTGCAGGTGTCGGGCCTGCGCTACGCCTACGCCTGGGCCGATTCCACGCCCGAGTTGCTCGAACTGACCGTGGGCGGGGAACCCCTGGACCCGGCGCGCGTCTATACGGTCGCGTGCCCCGACTTCGTGGTCCAGAAGGCCCGCATCTACATGGACATGGACCCGCCGGCCTCGAGCTATGCCGGCCGGACGATCACCGAGGCGATCGCCGACGCCGTGCGCGAAGCCGGCGTCGTCGACGCGATCACCGACGGGCGCATCACGCGCCGCTGACCCAAGAAGGAGATGACGCTCATGGCGCACGAGATCGATTACCAGATCCTGGGCGACGACCTGCAGGCCGTGGTGGTGGAGCTGGATCCCGGCGAGGCCGTGCAGGCCGAAGCCGGCGCGATGCTCTACATGGAGAACGGCATCGAGATGAACACCGGCACCGACGGCGGCATCTTCAAGGGCCTCAAGCGCGCGGTCACCGGCGAGAGCTTCTTCATCACCACCTTCAAGCACGGCGGTTCGGGCAAGAGCCACGTGGCCTTCGCGGCGCCCTACCCGGGCCGCATCATCCCGCTGCACATGAAGGAGCTGGGCGGCTCGCTGCTCTGCCAGAAGGACGCCTTCCTCTGCTGCGCCTACGGCATCGACATCACCATCGCCTTCACCAAGCGCCTCGGCGCCGGCATGTTCGGCGGCGAGGGCTTCATCCTGCAGCGCCTGGCCGGCGACGGTCTGGCCTTCGCCCACGCCGGCGGCGCGATCATCGTCAAGGACCTGGCCCACGGCGAGCACCTGCGCGTGGACACCGGCTGCCTCGTCGCCTTCCAGGAGTCGGTCGACTACGACATCAAGTTCGTCGGCGGCTTCAAGAACGCCCTGTTCGGCGGCGAAGGCCTCTTCTTCGCCAGCCTGACCGGCCCCGGCCGCGTCTACCTGCAGACGCTGCCCCTGAGCCGACTGAGCGACCGCATCCTGTCGGCCCGCGGCGGCAACCGCGACGAGCACCGCGGCGTCGGCGGGTTGGTCGGCGGGAAGGGGCTGCTCGGGGACCTGCTCAGCGGCGGGAAATAGGCCCGGCCGCACATCAGGGCTTCCCTCGCAACGCGTTGCCGCGCTACGATATGGCAACGCAGAACGGCGGGAGGCGATGTGCGGGTCGACCGGCAGCGACAGGATGAGACGCGGCTCGACGAACGGGCGCTGGCAGCCGGCCTGCAGGCCGGCGACCCGCGGGCGCGACGGGAGTTCTTCCTCGCCGCCCACGACGCGGTCTACGCCTACGCGTGCCGCCTGACGCGCGACGTCGACCTGCGGCGCGACTGGACCCACGACGGCCTGCTGCGCCTCGCCCAGGAGGTGGCGGCGGGCCGTTTCGTCTACCGGCGGCCGGGATCGTTCTGGGCCTGGTTCCGCGCGCGCGCCCCCTTCGTGGTGCTCGACAGCCTGCGCGCGCGCCGGCGCCAGGAGACCCGCGAGCTGCCGTCGGACGCGGAGGACGGCGACCCGCCGGACCCGCCGGCTCCCGACGATCCCGCCCTCGACCTCGAGCGCCTGGAGATCCTGCACGCCGTGAACGCCTGCCTGGACGGGTTGCCGAACCCGGACCAGCGCCGGGTCCTGGCGCTGCTGCTGTTCGAGGAACTCTCGTACGAGGAGATCGCCGAGGCGGTCGACCGGCCCCTGAACACCGTCCGCACCGACATCCGGCGCGGCCGCCTGTCCCTGCGCACCTGCCTGTCCCTGCGCCTGGGCCTCAGGACGTGAGCGGGCGCGATGCAACTTTCGACCGGTCCGGCGCCGTGTTCACGGTGGAGGTGCGAGTGTGAACAGCGACTGCTCGAAGTTGCGCCGGCTGATCCTCGTCGAAGAGGATCTCGAGCCGCAGGAGCGGGACGGGGTGCGGGAGCACCTGCAGCGCTGCGCCGCCTGCCGCGCGCTGCGCGACCGCCTGCTCGCGGCCGAGGGCGTGGCGCGGTCGGTCGAGAACCTGCCCGAGACGGACGCGCCGCTCGCGTCGCTCAGCGAGGTCGAGCGCGCCCAGGCGCGCGCCAGCCTCACGGCGCTGCTCTCGGCGCAGGGTGCGCGGCCCCTGCCGTTCTGGCGTCGCCCGTTGCCGTTGGCGCTCGCCGCGGTCGCGGCGCTCGCCATCGTCTGGCCCGTCCTGCGCGAGGACTCTCCGGTGCGCGACCTGCGGGTCGGCTCGCCGCTGGTCCTGCGGGGCGATGACCCGGCGGCGGCCGCCGCGCCGCACGGCGTCAGCTTCCGTCTGGCGGAACCCGGTTACCCGGTCCTGATCCACGTCGACGGCGCCGGCGAGGTCCGCGTGATCCATCCGGCGGGCGGCGACCCTGCCGTGCGGCTCCCGGAGGGGCGGCTCGTGCTGCTGCCGCCGGTCGCGTCGACCGCGTGGCGCGAAGGGCTGGCGCCCGGACCCGAGACCTACCTGCTGGCCGTCGCCACCAAGAGCCCGCCTTCCACGATGCTGCTGCAGCCGCTGGCGGCGCCCCCCGCCGGGTCGCGGCGCGACGCGATCCGCGAGGCCGCGGCCCGCCTGGAGCGGGCGGTCGGCCCCGTGTCCCGCTGCGACGGTCCGGGCGGGAACTGATCCGTTCGGCATCTGCCCGCCCACGGCCTTCCGGCGCATCGTCGCGTGGGCAAGACCTCCGGATTGTGGTAGCCTCGATCCGCGTCGAGGAACCGACCATCCCCTCCGGAGCATCGCGTGCATGCGCAATCCCCTGATCCCGCTGGTGTC
This sequence is a window from bacterium. Protein-coding genes within it:
- a CDS encoding bifunctional UDP-sugar hydrolase/5'-nucleotidase; translation: MCIHPERLAIRALAGFFLTVWLGGCACGPRCAEVAYAAAPLVTAAELVASPLPPSPPVRGEGPWNLTIFHINDTHTAFTPEPATWRDDHAPAGGIVALASHLEEQRRSAPASLLLDAGDFMTGNPVGEIEIDGVLGGGWIDMLNQLGIDAGVIGNHDFDLGRANARRLADRAAWPIMALDLRDERGELEFADAPVILERGGLRVGVIGVTCSELFDVTADVRVAGLRLEDQRAVIRRWIAELDPKTDLLVLLTHDGLDVDQKLARDLAGSGLDVIVGGHSHSRTREPRLVGGILVVQAGSHAKNLGRLDLRVADDRVVAYDGRLVEVLAEGRRAAPALEALAESYAARVDAVFGQVIGRLTRDWRRDGREESNVGSWICDRLREAAGADVALLNSGTLRRDFLAGPVTLLDIHSLVPFNNTLETFRIDGAGLRGIVLANARTAETGDEGILQVSGLRYAYAWADSTPELLELTVGGEPLDPARVYTVACPDFVVQKARIYMDMDPPASSYAGRTITEAIADAVREAGVVDAITDGRITRR
- a CDS encoding TIGR00266 family protein, whose protein sequence is MAHEIDYQILGDDLQAVVVELDPGEAVQAEAGAMLYMENGIEMNTGTDGGIFKGLKRAVTGESFFITTFKHGGSGKSHVAFAAPYPGRIIPLHMKELGGSLLCQKDAFLCCAYGIDITIAFTKRLGAGMFGGEGFILQRLAGDGLAFAHAGGAIIVKDLAHGEHLRVDTGCLVAFQESVDYDIKFVGGFKNALFGGEGLFFASLTGPGRVYLQTLPLSRLSDRILSARGGNRDEHRGVGGLVGGKGLLGDLLSGGK
- a CDS encoding SAM-dependent methyltransferase codes for the protein MPYVSRGGDKLACALDAFGIDPAGLVCADLGCSTGGFTDVLLQRGALRVHAVDTAYGVLDWRLRSDPRVAVHERTNALRVELPEPVALVVVDAGWTRQERIIPRALALLAPGGSVVSLIKPHYEAPPSSLVDGRLPPDESARVMDGVLATLRGLARVVAGPVDSPVPGGKGGNLEFLVHLAARDPAAPA
- a CDS encoding RNA polymerase sigma factor yields the protein MRVDRQRQDETRLDERALAAGLQAGDPRARREFFLAAHDAVYAYACRLTRDVDLRRDWTHDGLLRLAQEVAAGRFVYRRPGSFWAWFRARAPFVVLDSLRARRRQETRELPSDAEDGDPPDPPAPDDPALDLERLEILHAVNACLDGLPNPDQRRVLALLLFEELSYEEIAEAVDRPLNTVRTDIRRGRLSLRTCLSLRLGLRT
- a CDS encoding isocitrate/isopropylmalate dehydrogenase family protein; this encodes MAKYRIGWMPGDGVGVDVMDATRTVLDAMGFDAEYIHGDIGWEIWRTEANPLPDRTLAMLRDVDAALFGAITSKPKEEAELELIPELRGKGHVYRSPIVGLRQKFNLRTNLRPCKAYAGNPLNFREDLDLVVFRQNTEDLYMGVEWHPLPQEIRDAMKKTHPTQMGRMDATANEDIAVSCRIFTRKGCQQIVRDAFEYAQKFGYKSVTVVEKPNVVRETSGLMVREARKIAQEFPGIALWETNIDAMCMWLIKNPQDYGVLVSSNMFGDIISDLCAQLVGGLGFACSANIGDEVAIFEPSHGSAPKYVGLNKVNPIAMILSAKMMLDHLGEKDLAARLERAVAEVIAEGQVRTYDMGGDSTTTDMAAAIAARAAR